One genomic region from Terriglobus aquaticus encodes:
- the tsaE gene encoding tRNA (adenosine(37)-N6)-threonylcarbamoyltransferase complex ATPase subunit type 1 TsaE: protein MIEKRLKTRSVNGTLALAETILELALPTPRLVLLTGEMGAGKTTLVRGMARAIGAPEEEVSSPTFTLVHTYRGPKRTIHHLDLYRLEREEDLAQLGIEELEADPDALVLVEWGEKFASVAQRARGQVLLSRGEADEERWFFVQML from the coding sequence TTGATTGAGAAGCGATTGAAGACGCGCAGTGTGAACGGGACGCTGGCGCTGGCGGAGACGATCCTGGAACTGGCACTGCCTACGCCACGCCTGGTGCTGCTGACGGGCGAAATGGGCGCGGGCAAGACGACGCTGGTGCGCGGCATGGCGCGTGCGATTGGAGCGCCGGAGGAAGAGGTGTCCAGCCCGACGTTCACGCTGGTGCACACCTATCGCGGGCCGAAGCGGACGATCCACCATCTGGACCTTTACCGACTGGAGCGCGAGGAAGACTTGGCGCAGTTGGGGATCGAGGAACTTGAGGCGGACCCGGACGCGTTGGTGCTGGTGGAGTGGGGCGAGAAGTTCGCGTCGGTGGCGCAGCGTGCGCGAGGGCAGGTTCTGCTGTCCCGCGGAGAGGCGGACGAGGAGCGCTGGTTTTTCGTCCAGATGCTCTGA
- a CDS encoding NAD(P)H-hydrate dehydratase, which produces MQMVTAAEMAAIDTATAEQAGVPFAELMEHAGAAVARFAQRQFRRARRVVVLCGTGNNGGDGFVAARHLARTGLSVDVIVLGDPAKAQGAAAEAYKALQTSRALPFAVGSVEQVRGLRTKLEDADLLIDAVLGTGFKPPLRELPAALRDLLREVRTPVLSVDLPSGWDADLREQSSPDAFRSDAVITFTAPKPAHLFGHLTTGHFGPVVVAPIGTPESLVRSEERLTWTGASTKLLETPRPMDSNKGMYGHVLVVGGAAGKPGAPSMSSLAALRTGAGLVTAAVARSIQQTVALTTPELMTAALDEAEGGALALSNVSPERLETLLKKISVLAVGPGLGTEGETPAMVQRLVAETTLPLVLDADGLNAFKGKAELLDGSKRTLVLTPHPGEMATLLGVSTKQVQADRLNLARKFATEHQLHLVLKGWRTLVAHPDGRVAVNTTGNPGMAKGGSGDILTGIVAAMLAQFPHEVAGAVEAAVYLHGLAADLAVQRRDERTLLATDTIAHLSDALRYRVQDEDGATWICGVRRRGGRWSAEGRAELD; this is translated from the coding sequence ATGCAGATGGTGACGGCGGCAGAGATGGCCGCGATCGATACAGCAACAGCAGAGCAAGCAGGCGTTCCGTTTGCAGAGCTGATGGAGCACGCGGGTGCCGCGGTGGCGCGGTTTGCGCAACGGCAGTTCCGGCGGGCGCGACGCGTGGTGGTGCTGTGCGGAACCGGCAACAACGGCGGCGACGGATTCGTTGCTGCGCGGCATTTGGCGCGGACCGGTTTGTCGGTAGACGTGATCGTGCTGGGCGACCCCGCCAAGGCGCAGGGGGCGGCGGCCGAGGCGTACAAGGCGTTGCAGACATCGCGCGCGCTGCCGTTTGCGGTGGGCTCTGTGGAGCAGGTGCGGGGGCTGCGGACGAAGCTGGAGGACGCCGACCTGCTGATCGACGCGGTGTTGGGAACGGGGTTCAAGCCGCCGTTGCGCGAGCTGCCAGCGGCACTGCGCGATCTGTTGCGTGAGGTGCGGACGCCGGTGCTGTCCGTCGATCTGCCGAGCGGATGGGACGCGGATTTGCGCGAGCAGAGTTCGCCCGATGCGTTCCGGTCGGATGCGGTGATTACGTTCACGGCGCCGAAGCCCGCGCACTTGTTCGGGCACCTGACCACGGGACACTTCGGGCCGGTGGTGGTTGCGCCGATTGGAACTCCGGAGTCGCTTGTCCGCTCCGAGGAGCGCCTGACCTGGACGGGAGCTTCGACGAAGCTACTGGAAACGCCGCGGCCCATGGACTCGAATAAGGGCATGTACGGCCACGTGCTCGTGGTGGGTGGTGCGGCGGGCAAGCCTGGCGCGCCCAGCATGAGTTCGCTGGCTGCGTTGAGGACCGGTGCAGGGCTGGTGACGGCGGCGGTCGCAAGGTCGATCCAGCAGACGGTTGCTCTGACTACGCCGGAGCTGATGACCGCCGCACTCGACGAGGCGGAAGGCGGCGCGCTGGCGCTTTCGAATGTTTCGCCGGAACGGCTTGAGACGTTGCTGAAGAAGATCAGCGTGCTGGCAGTGGGACCTGGGCTTGGAACGGAGGGCGAAACGCCGGCGATGGTGCAGAGGCTGGTAGCCGAAACCACGCTGCCGCTCGTATTGGATGCGGATGGTCTGAATGCGTTCAAGGGCAAGGCGGAGTTGCTGGACGGATCGAAGCGGACGCTTGTGCTGACGCCGCATCCGGGTGAGATGGCGACCCTGCTGGGTGTGTCCACGAAGCAGGTGCAGGCAGATCGCCTGAACCTGGCACGAAAGTTTGCGACGGAGCATCAACTGCACCTGGTGCTGAAGGGGTGGCGCACGCTGGTGGCGCATCCGGACGGTCGCGTGGCGGTGAATACGACCGGCAATCCGGGCATGGCGAAGGGTGGCTCAGGCGACATTCTGACCGGTATCGTGGCGGCGATGCTGGCGCAGTTCCCACACGAGGTTGCAGGCGCGGTGGAGGCGGCGGTGTACCTGCATGGATTGGCGGCGGACCTGGCGGTGCAGCGACGGGATGAGCGCACGCTGCTGGCGACCGACACGATTGCGCACCTGAGCGATGCGCTGCGATACCGCGTGCAGGATGAGGATGGAGCGACCTGGATCTGTGGCGTGCGCAGGCGCGGAGGGCGGTGGTCCGCGGAGGGGAGAGCCGAGCTTGATTGA
- a CDS encoding UDP-N-acetylmuramoyl-L-alanyl-D-glutamate--2,6-diaminopimelate ligase, with translation MLWSHILRETTALASNPGSDPNITDVVYDSRQAGAGSLFVAMRGGTADGNRYIRQVRQQGAAAVITDSRETFAFLDSSESPVALVEHGRRALAQASAAFFAHPERQLATTAVTGTNGKTTTAFLTEALLARAERTTLLLGTVETRVAGRVLESKHTTPEARDLYALFRQAVDAGATEAVMEMSSHALDQERVFGIPVDVAIFTNLTQDHLDYHGTMDSYAAAKARLFQGVGAPPPRVAIVNADDAYSSTMLAAAAPCQTTWRYSLQDRAADFFATDLRLSADGTRFALQSPFGEALVTSPLVGRVNVYNLAAAIAAALARGLDLDTVVASAAELAPVPGRFESVANTLGLTVLVDYAHTDDALTNVLNLARELAGNARVLTLFGCGGDRDRTKRPKMGRAAALGSDLVVITSDNPRSEDPATIAAEALQGVREAGGDAEVVLDRAAAIAHILRLARKGDIVILAGKGHEKTQTANGSSLPFDDVAVAAAALRTLEHEQQKDPRHA, from the coding sequence ATGCTGTGGTCTCACATCCTGCGCGAAACCACGGCGCTTGCGTCCAACCCCGGCTCCGACCCCAACATCACGGACGTGGTGTACGACTCACGGCAGGCCGGCGCCGGCTCACTCTTCGTCGCCATGCGCGGTGGCACCGCCGACGGCAATCGCTACATCCGCCAGGTTCGCCAGCAGGGTGCGGCGGCAGTGATCACCGACTCGCGCGAGACCTTTGCCTTTCTGGACAGCTCTGAGTCGCCCGTAGCCCTGGTCGAACACGGCCGCCGCGCCCTCGCGCAAGCCTCCGCCGCCTTCTTTGCGCATCCCGAGCGCCAACTCGCCACCACCGCCGTGACCGGCACCAACGGCAAAACCACCACCGCATTCCTCACGGAGGCTCTGCTCGCACGAGCGGAACGCACCACGCTCCTGCTGGGTACGGTCGAAACCCGCGTTGCAGGCCGCGTTCTCGAGAGCAAACACACCACTCCGGAAGCGCGCGACCTGTACGCCCTCTTCCGGCAAGCCGTCGACGCCGGCGCGACCGAAGCCGTGATGGAGATGAGCTCGCACGCGCTCGACCAGGAGCGTGTCTTTGGCATCCCCGTCGACGTCGCAATCTTCACCAATCTCACGCAGGACCACCTGGACTATCACGGCACCATGGACAGCTACGCCGCGGCGAAGGCGCGCCTCTTCCAGGGCGTCGGTGCGCCACCGCCGCGCGTCGCCATCGTCAACGCAGACGACGCCTACAGCAGCACCATGCTCGCCGCGGCTGCTCCCTGCCAGACCACCTGGCGCTACAGCCTGCAGGACCGCGCGGCTGACTTCTTCGCCACCGACCTGCGCCTCTCGGCCGACGGCACTCGCTTTGCACTGCAAAGTCCCTTCGGCGAAGCGCTCGTCACGTCGCCCCTCGTTGGCCGGGTAAACGTGTACAACCTTGCCGCTGCCATAGCCGCCGCACTCGCGCGCGGTCTCGATCTAGACACCGTTGTCGCCTCCGCCGCCGAACTCGCACCCGTTCCCGGCCGTTTTGAATCCGTCGCCAACACACTCGGCTTGACGGTGCTCGTCGACTACGCCCACACCGACGACGCCCTGACCAACGTGCTCAACCTTGCCCGCGAACTTGCCGGCAACGCACGCGTCCTCACGCTCTTCGGCTGCGGCGGCGACCGCGACCGCACCAAGCGTCCGAAGATGGGCCGCGCCGCCGCACTCGGCTCTGACCTCGTCGTCATCACGAGCGACAACCCGCGCAGCGAAGACCCCGCCACCATCGCCGCCGAAGCTCTGCAGGGCGTGCGCGAAGCAGGTGGTGACGCCGAGGTCGTCCTGGATCGCGCCGCCGCGATCGCGCACATCCTGCGGCTCGCCCGCAAGGGCGACATTGTCATCCTCGCCGGCAAAGGCCACGAAAAAACACAGACCGCGAACGGCAGCAGCCTTCCGTTCGACGACGTTGCCGTTGCCGCCGCCGCGCTCCGCACCCTCGAACACGAGCAACAGAAGGACCCCAGGCACGCATGA
- a CDS encoding UDP-N-acetylmuramoyl-tripeptide--D-alanyl-D-alanine ligase, translated as MKLTLGQIGDILHAEGDYNTATAAYGYSIDTRTLAAGDLYFAVTGERLDGHDFVEAALEKGAAAAVISTRWVVPDTVDPTKLLRVPDSEDCVLRAMQTLARAVRRMWSAHPLATGEPRRVIGITGSAGKTTTKECVAAVLSARFHVLKSAGNLNNGFGLPLQLLKLEPEHEVAVLEMGMNHAGEITALARIAEPDWAVVSNVAPVHLEHFADGIQGIANAKYELVQALPPEGVPFLNADDTHVRTFSRNREQHTVFFGVEHEAPIRATDVQNLGADGMQFTALAYGETMPAHIALLGEHNVLNALAAIAVGRKAGIPLERCVEALSALTPADKRGELLHWHGAKIINDCYNSNPRALDSMSTALMAVRADRRIVVAGEMLELGPEAAHLHRCCGQHMRRIGIDRLIAVRGEAIHIAEGFGEGAIFVDTPEQAGEWLHNNLHTGDAVLLKASRGVRLERALSALTPE; from the coding sequence ATGAAGCTCACCCTCGGACAGATCGGCGACATCCTCCACGCCGAAGGCGACTACAACACCGCGACCGCGGCTTACGGCTACTCCATCGACACGCGCACCCTTGCCGCCGGCGATCTCTATTTCGCCGTCACCGGCGAACGCCTTGACGGTCACGACTTCGTCGAAGCCGCGCTGGAGAAAGGTGCAGCAGCCGCAGTCATCAGCACCCGCTGGGTCGTGCCGGATACCGTGGATCCCACCAAACTGCTTCGCGTTCCCGACAGCGAAGACTGCGTGCTGCGCGCCATGCAGACACTCGCTCGCGCCGTCCGCCGCATGTGGTCCGCGCACCCGCTCGCCACGGGCGAACCGCGCCGCGTCATCGGCATCACCGGTTCCGCCGGCAAGACGACCACCAAGGAGTGTGTCGCCGCCGTGCTCTCCGCGCGCTTCCACGTGCTCAAGTCCGCCGGTAACCTGAACAACGGCTTCGGCCTGCCGCTGCAACTGCTCAAGCTGGAGCCCGAGCACGAGGTCGCCGTGCTTGAAATGGGCATGAACCATGCAGGCGAGATCACCGCGCTTGCCCGCATTGCCGAGCCCGACTGGGCCGTCGTCTCCAACGTCGCGCCGGTCCACCTGGAGCACTTTGCGGACGGTATCCAGGGCATCGCCAACGCGAAGTACGAACTCGTGCAGGCGCTGCCGCCGGAAGGCGTTCCCTTCCTCAACGCCGACGACACCCACGTCCGCACCTTCAGCCGCAACCGCGAGCAGCACACCGTCTTCTTCGGCGTGGAACACGAGGCTCCCATCCGCGCCACGGACGTCCAGAACCTCGGCGCAGACGGCATGCAGTTCACCGCGCTCGCCTACGGCGAAACCATGCCCGCGCACATTGCGCTGCTCGGCGAACACAACGTCCTCAACGCGCTCGCTGCCATCGCCGTCGGCCGCAAGGCAGGCATCCCGCTCGAGCGCTGCGTAGAGGCTCTCTCCGCCCTCACCCCCGCCGATAAGCGCGGGGAGCTTCTGCACTGGCACGGCGCGAAAATCATCAACGACTGCTACAACAGCAATCCTCGCGCGCTCGACAGCATGAGCACCGCGCTCATGGCCGTTCGCGCGGACCGCCGCATCGTCGTCGCGGGCGAGATGCTGGAACTCGGCCCGGAAGCCGCGCACCTCCACCGCTGCTGCGGTCAGCACATGCGCCGCATCGGCATCGACCGCCTCATCGCCGTACGCGGAGAGGCCATCCACATCGCCGAAGGCTTCGGCGAAGGCGCCATCTTCGTCGACACTCCCGAACAGGCCGGCGAATGGCTCCACAACAATCTGCACACCGGCGACGCCGTCTTGCTGAAGGCCTCGCGCGGCGTCCGCCTGGAACGAGCCCTCAGCGCTCTCACACCGGAATAG
- the mraY gene encoding phospho-N-acetylmuramoyl-pentapeptide-transferase, whose product MLYWLLYEKLYPIFRVFRIFRYLTFRCVFASLTALLIGMLIGPFVIRRLREFQIGQYIRDEGPESHKTKSGTPTMGGVLIAIAILIPTLLWSDLRNPFVWLVMASTAAFAGIGFADDYIKVVHKRNLGLTGRQKLALQFLVSGAVAVTLTILQGKGFYSTRLVVPFLKHFRPDLIIGSIHYTPGLYWVSFLPFVLFVMFVITGASNAVNLTDGLDGLAIGCTIVAAGALTVLTYVSGHVVFSDYLELQRMPLVGELTIFCGAMVGASISFLWYNAHPAEIFMGDVGSLMLGGAIATVAVVIKQELLLPFIGGVFILEALSVMLQVGSYKLRGGKRIFKMAPLHHHFELSGWSESKVITRFWILALVFALFALTTLKLR is encoded by the coding sequence TTGCTCTACTGGCTCCTGTACGAAAAGCTCTACCCCATCTTCCGCGTCTTTCGCATCTTCCGGTATCTCACCTTTCGCTGCGTCTTCGCCAGCCTGACCGCCCTGCTAATCGGCATGCTGATCGGTCCATTTGTCATCCGGCGCCTGCGCGAGTTCCAAATCGGGCAGTACATCCGCGACGAAGGCCCCGAGAGCCACAAGACCAAGTCCGGCACGCCCACCATGGGCGGCGTGCTCATCGCCATCGCCATCCTCATCCCCACGCTGCTGTGGAGCGACCTGCGCAACCCGTTCGTCTGGCTCGTCATGGCGTCGACCGCGGCGTTCGCCGGCATCGGCTTCGCGGACGACTACATTAAGGTCGTACACAAGCGGAACCTGGGCCTGACCGGCCGGCAGAAACTTGCGCTGCAGTTCCTCGTCTCCGGCGCGGTCGCGGTCACGCTCACCATTCTTCAGGGCAAGGGCTTCTATTCCACACGGCTCGTCGTTCCCTTCCTGAAGCACTTCCGGCCCGACCTGATCATCGGCTCCATCCACTACACGCCCGGCCTGTACTGGGTGTCCTTCCTGCCGTTCGTGCTCTTCGTCATGTTCGTCATCACGGGCGCATCCAACGCCGTAAACCTGACGGACGGCCTGGACGGCCTCGCCATTGGCTGCACCATCGTCGCCGCCGGCGCACTCACGGTGCTCACCTATGTCAGCGGTCACGTGGTCTTCTCCGACTATCTCGAACTCCAGCGCATGCCCCTGGTCGGCGAACTGACCATCTTTTGCGGCGCCATGGTCGGAGCCTCCATCAGCTTCCTTTGGTACAACGCCCACCCCGCCGAAATCTTCATGGGCGACGTCGGCTCGCTCATGCTCGGTGGCGCAATCGCCACCGTCGCCGTCGTCATCAAGCAGGAGCTTTTGCTCCCCTTCATCGGCGGCGTCTTCATCCTGGAGGCGCTCAGCGTCATGCTCCAGGTGGGCAGCTACAAGCTGCGCGGAGGCAAGCGCATCTTCAAAATGGCACCGCTGCACCACCACTTCGAGCTCAGCGGCTGGTCCGAGTCCAAGGTCATCACCCGCTTCTGGATTCTCGCCCTCGTCTTCGCCCTCTTCGCGCTTACGACGCTCAAGCTGCGTTAG
- the murD gene encoding UDP-N-acetylmuramoyl-L-alanine--D-glutamate ligase, which yields MDLKNKRVLVVGLGKSGVSAALYLRRMGARVTVSDARPSESLANEIPALLAAGVMVETGGHGVLTFRRQDLVVVSPGVPLSTPEIQQVLRYGTPLIGELELAAQSMQGRVIAITGSNGKTTTTSLIGHILRHAGLTTQVGGNIGLPVVELLAADTPDTWNVLEVSSFQLETIQTFRPHIALVLNITPDHLDRHGTFENYAAAKARITENQTAADHLILNAEDKPTQMIAAKTAAQIHWFSGNRRVKQGAFVHNDGIYLIRSEGDTPEPVLPLVEIPLRGAHNVENVLAAIQAAALAGVSLATIREAIGTFRAVDHRLQFVANVKGVDFYNDSKATNVDATIKALQSFDRGVRLILGGKDKGSDYTVLAPLLRERASAVYTIGAAAQKIEQQLANVVPIRHCETLQNALTRATAEARTGDTVLLAPACASFDQFQSYEHRGRVFADLVHALSNA from the coding sequence ATGGACCTGAAGAACAAGCGCGTCCTCGTCGTCGGCCTCGGCAAGTCTGGTGTCTCCGCCGCCCTTTACCTGCGGCGCATGGGCGCCCGCGTCACCGTCTCCGACGCACGGCCCAGCGAGTCACTCGCCAACGAAATACCCGCCCTGCTCGCGGCCGGTGTCATGGTCGAAACCGGCGGTCACGGCGTGCTCACCTTCCGCCGCCAGGACCTCGTCGTCGTCTCGCCCGGCGTTCCTCTCTCCACGCCAGAAATCCAGCAGGTCCTGCGCTACGGCACACCTCTCATCGGTGAACTCGAGCTCGCCGCACAGTCCATGCAGGGCCGCGTGATTGCCATCACCGGCTCCAACGGCAAGACCACCACGACCTCGCTCATCGGTCACATCCTGCGCCATGCCGGACTCACCACCCAAGTCGGCGGCAACATCGGCCTGCCTGTCGTCGAACTGCTCGCAGCGGACACGCCAGACACCTGGAACGTGCTCGAAGTCTCCAGCTTCCAGCTCGAAACCATTCAGACCTTTCGCCCGCACATCGCTCTGGTGCTCAACATCACGCCGGACCACCTCGACCGCCACGGCACTTTCGAAAACTACGCCGCGGCCAAGGCGCGCATCACCGAAAACCAGACCGCAGCCGACCATCTGATCTTGAACGCCGAAGACAAGCCCACGCAGATGATCGCGGCAAAAACCGCTGCGCAAATCCACTGGTTCAGCGGCAACCGCCGCGTCAAGCAGGGCGCGTTCGTGCACAACGACGGCATCTATCTCATCCGCAGCGAGGGCGACACACCCGAACCCGTCCTGCCCCTCGTGGAGATCCCGCTGCGCGGCGCGCACAACGTCGAAAACGTGCTCGCCGCCATCCAGGCCGCAGCCCTCGCCGGCGTGTCCCTCGCCACCATTCGCGAGGCGATCGGCACCTTCCGCGCCGTCGACCATCGGCTCCAGTTCGTCGCCAACGTGAAGGGTGTCGACTTCTACAACGACTCAAAAGCCACCAATGTCGACGCCACCATCAAGGCGCTGCAATCGTTCGATCGCGGCGTCCGCCTCATCCTCGGCGGCAAAGACAAGGGCAGCGACTACACCGTTCTCGCGCCGCTGCTGCGTGAGCGCGCCTCCGCCGTCTACACCATCGGCGCCGCCGCACAGAAGATCGAGCAGCAACTCGCTAACGTCGTCCCAATCCGCCACTGCGAGACGCTGCAGAACGCGCTCACTCGCGCCACGGCGGAAGCACGCACCGGCGACACCGTCCTGCTCGCTCCGGCCTGCGCCTCCTTCGACCAGTTCCAAAGCTACGAACACCGAGGCCGCGTCTTCGCAGACCTGGTGCACGCCCTCAGCAACGCTTGA
- a CDS encoding alginate lyase family protein produces MGRAFSSGLPLALAMLGATARAEHVVAPKASLLDITARRAELKANRNPRVTEAVQHLDSCVALPAVPAPTGRMLIPHHYLSGSHGPVNPEEAKITHTYNEFERRISAGMNQFVANGSHAEADCAQQQIDTWAQAATLLDYDPKESSQAWFQVEWTLSSVAIAESVLVNDPALNQPILQRDIAWMNKVAHRTVDFDKASNQRNNHHYWRGLAATAVGVVSSDDDLFTFGLNTFREAVNEIDANGAFPQEMARHERAIHYQEFALQPLIPIAEFAERQHIDLDAYKSPTGKTIADAVAFLGRAVANPSIVKQYASEDQMVESNARDFYSFADFYLHRFGINSTTQQLANGMTAPSYASRIGGNTTVLAAPTQLSTAATTNTSANTR; encoded by the coding sequence ATGGGGCGTGCATTCAGTTCCGGCCTTCCTCTCGCGCTGGCGATGCTCGGCGCCACGGCCCGCGCGGAACATGTAGTCGCGCCAAAGGCCTCCCTCCTCGACATCACCGCTCGTCGCGCGGAGCTGAAGGCGAATCGCAACCCTCGCGTCACAGAAGCGGTGCAGCATCTGGACTCCTGCGTCGCCCTGCCAGCGGTTCCCGCGCCCACCGGCCGCATGCTCATCCCGCACCACTATCTCAGCGGCAGCCACGGCCCGGTCAACCCCGAAGAAGCCAAGATCACCCACACCTACAACGAGTTCGAACGCCGCATCTCCGCAGGCATGAACCAGTTCGTAGCCAACGGCAGCCACGCCGAGGCCGACTGCGCCCAGCAGCAGATCGACACCTGGGCACAGGCTGCAACGCTCCTCGACTACGACCCCAAGGAAAGCTCGCAGGCCTGGTTTCAGGTCGAATGGACGCTCTCCTCCGTGGCAATCGCCGAATCCGTTCTGGTGAACGATCCCGCGCTCAATCAGCCCATTCTTCAGCGCGACATCGCCTGGATGAACAAGGTCGCGCACCGCACGGTCGACTTCGACAAAGCCAGCAACCAGCGCAACAACCACCACTACTGGCGAGGCCTGGCTGCCACCGCCGTCGGCGTGGTCTCGTCCGACGATGACCTCTTCACCTTCGGCCTCAACACCTTCCGTGAAGCCGTGAACGAGATTGACGCGAACGGCGCTTTTCCGCAGGAGATGGCCCGCCACGAACGCGCCATCCACTACCAGGAGTTCGCGCTGCAACCGCTGATACCCATCGCCGAATTCGCGGAGCGCCAGCACATCGACCTCGATGCCTACAAGTCGCCCACCGGCAAAACCATCGCCGACGCGGTCGCTTTCCTTGGCCGTGCCGTCGCAAATCCGTCCATCGTGAAGCAGTACGCCTCCGAGGACCAGATGGTCGAATCCAACGCACGCGACTTCTACTCCTTTGCCGACTTCTACCTGCACCGCTTCGGCATCAACAGCACCACGCAGCAGCTCGCGAACGGCATGACCGCACCCAGCTACGCCAGCCGTATCGGCGGCAACACCACCGTGCTCGCCGCACCCACGCAACTCTCAACCGCGGCAACGACCAACACTTCAGCGAACACGCGCTGA
- a CDS encoding vWA domain-containing protein translates to MKRTRYTKYNGDLASELALDDLMQALSDFLLDSGFQDPFSQFQELNGEHTLENLREALRQVLESGEFMNEDEQARFDEMDADQREQMLSDLIDRMQAENFISSDQQQPGQYSDGKVDHANSPGDIAQPAPPQGDARFNVTDKSMDFLGYRTLRDLLGANGRAIAGRHETRYEASGVESSGSSKPYEFGDVLNLDVNATLSNAMQREGIGLPLNVEYSDLEIRQSEYQSACSTVVMLDCSHSMILYGEDRFTPAKRVAMALSHLIRTQYPGDDLHLVLFHDSAEEMPVQQVARVKVGPWYTNTREGLRVAQRILRRSNKAMKQIVMITDGKPSALTMPDGRIYKNAFGLDPIVIAETLEEVNRCKRAGIVINTFMLAQDFALMQFVQRVTAMCRGKAYFTSPERLGSYVLMDFMQRRMKTIQ, encoded by the coding sequence ATGAAACGCACCCGCTACACCAAGTACAACGGCGACCTCGCCAGCGAGCTCGCGCTCGACGACCTGATGCAGGCGCTCTCCGACTTCCTGCTCGACTCCGGCTTCCAGGACCCCTTCTCGCAGTTCCAGGAACTCAACGGGGAGCACACGCTGGAGAACCTGCGCGAAGCTCTGCGCCAGGTGCTCGAATCCGGCGAGTTCATGAACGAAGACGAACAGGCCCGCTTTGACGAGATGGACGCCGACCAGCGCGAGCAGATGCTCAGCGACCTCATCGACCGCATGCAGGCCGAGAACTTCATCAGTTCCGACCAGCAGCAGCCCGGCCAGTACTCTGATGGCAAAGTTGATCACGCCAACTCACCCGGCGACATCGCGCAGCCCGCGCCACCGCAGGGCGACGCGCGCTTCAACGTCACCGACAAGTCCATGGACTTCCTCGGCTACCGCACCCTGCGCGACCTGCTGGGCGCCAACGGCCGCGCCATCGCCGGTCGCCACGAAACGCGCTACGAGGCCAGCGGCGTCGAGTCCTCCGGATCCTCCAAGCCCTACGAATTCGGCGACGTCCTGAACCTCGACGTCAACGCCACGCTCTCGAACGCCATGCAGCGCGAGGGCATCGGCCTGCCGCTCAACGTCGAGTACAGCGACCTCGAAATCCGCCAGTCCGAGTACCAGAGCGCCTGCTCCACCGTGGTCATGCTCGACTGCTCCCACTCGATGATCCTCTACGGCGAAGATCGCTTCACGCCCGCCAAGCGCGTCGCCATGGCGCTCTCACACCTCATCCGCACGCAGTACCCCGGCGACGACCTTCACCTCGTCCTCTTCCACGATTCCGCAGAAGAGATGCCCGTGCAGCAGGTCGCCCGCGTCAAGGTCGGCCCCTGGTACACCAATACCCGAGAAGGCCTGCGCGTCGCGCAACGCATCCTGCGCCGCAGCAACAAGGCAATGAAGCAGATCGTCATGATCACCGACGGCAAGCCCTCTGCGCTTACCATGCCGGACGGCCGAATCTACAAAAACGCCTTCGGCCTCGATCCCATCGTCATCGCCGAAACGCTGGAAGAGGTGAACCGCTGCAAGCGAGCCGGCATCGTCATCAACACCTTCATGCTCGCGCAGGACTTCGCCCTCATGCAGTTCGTCCAGCGCGTCACCGCCATGTGCCGCGGCAAGGCCTATTTCACCAGCCCCGAACGCCTCGGCAGCTACGTCCTCATGGACTTCATGCAGCGCCGCATGAAGACCATCCAGTAG
- a CDS encoding GNAT family N-acetyltransferase: MSSNIKHMMPDSKLILRDFRPGDEAAFRSLNEAWITRFFKLEASDLAVFDDPQSYLIDKGGRLFFAELDGEAVGCCGLLPMRPTEYEVVKMAVSDRAQGRGIGRRLLQHTIDQGFAMGATRLYLESNTALGPALHLYEALGFQHLPPERITPSPYARANVFMELLRPA; this comes from the coding sequence ATGAGCTCGAACATCAAGCACATGATGCCTGACTCCAAGCTCATTCTGCGCGACTTTCGTCCCGGCGATGAAGCCGCCTTCCGCAGCCTGAACGAGGCGTGGATCACGCGCTTCTTCAAGCTGGAAGCCTCGGATCTCGCCGTCTTCGACGATCCGCAGTCATACCTCATCGACAAGGGCGGCCGCCTCTTCTTTGCCGAACTCGACGGCGAAGCCGTGGGTTGCTGCGGCCTGCTGCCCATGCGCCCCACGGAATACGAAGTCGTCAAAATGGCCGTCAGCGATCGCGCTCAGGGCCGTGGCATCGGGCGCCGCCTCCTGCAGCACACCATCGATCAGGGCTTCGCCATGGGTGCAACGCGCCTCTACCTGGAGAGCAACACCGCCCTCGGACCCGCGCTCCATCTCTACGAAGCGCTCGGCTTCCAGCACCTGCCGCCCGAACGCATCACGCCCTCACCCTACGCGCGCGCCAACGTCTTCATGGAACTTCTGCGTCCCGCCTAA